The Desulfobacterales bacterium genome has a window encoding:
- a CDS encoding chloride channel protein, translating into MLNRNKLSILDSFNKDYHTYYVGNQAVLILLSILIGVLGAYGAIGFRYLIKFFHVFFFASDVYSFDVLNALHHWQRILYPVAGGLTVGIIVTKFAPEVKGSGIPEVIEAVALKGGIIRFRVLITKAFAAAITIGSGGSAGREGPIVHIGSAIASAIGQYIGASARHMRTFVACGAAASIAATFNAPIAGALFAIEVIMAEIREMNMPPIIISAVIATVISRHHLGDFPAFHVPAYNIVNYKEFLLYAILGLFSGLISVVFIKIFLLSGKIFDKIKIYEWIKPACGGLGVGLIALYLPHVLGVGYETINFTLWNKIDLNILIFILFAKMIATCLSLGSGGSGGIFAPSLFMGATLGSLCGQLANYLFPVWTASSGAYALVGMGAVVAGVTHAPISAILIIFELTNNYLVITPLMLACVISFLISYLLCRKSIYIAKLASKGIKINRNKEINLLRSIKVKSIMEKDIACVKDNTKFSELFQILISGKRPYVIVVGKDNKYIGTVELNDIREVLPQSEGLSSLIIASDIASMDPFVLQNDNLDLVMHLFGKFNKDEVVVCENTENRKVIGILTKNALINAYNIRIFQEDLAGGFCSVMQTEHKFRTIELMGGIHIGEIEVSSSWIGKTLKEADLRRKYEIEVVLIHRNIKGPENRPGLFPFPDMKLEAGDKLLVIGNPQSIKRANG; encoded by the coding sequence TTGTTAAATAGAAATAAATTATCTATTTTAGATTCTTTTAATAAAGATTATCATACCTATTATGTTGGTAATCAGGCTGTTCTTATTCTATTGTCAATTCTCATAGGTGTATTAGGCGCTTATGGTGCAATTGGATTTAGATATCTCATTAAATTTTTTCATGTTTTTTTTTTCGCAAGCGATGTATATTCATTCGATGTGTTAAATGCTCTTCATCATTGGCAACGCATTCTTTACCCAGTGGCTGGTGGACTTACAGTTGGAATAATTGTAACTAAGTTTGCCCCAGAAGTTAAAGGTTCAGGCATACCTGAAGTTATAGAAGCTGTAGCCCTTAAAGGCGGTATTATACGTTTTCGAGTCCTAATAACTAAGGCTTTTGCAGCAGCTATCACGATCGGTTCTGGCGGGTCAGCAGGTCGTGAAGGTCCTATTGTACATATTGGTTCAGCGATTGCCTCAGCTATTGGACAATATATAGGCGCTTCTGCAAGACACATGAGAACTTTTGTGGCGTGTGGTGCAGCCGCATCTATTGCCGCAACTTTTAATGCTCCTATTGCTGGGGCGTTATTCGCAATAGAAGTAATCATGGCCGAAATTAGAGAAATGAATATGCCTCCGATTATTATATCGGCGGTTATTGCCACTGTAATATCAAGGCATCATCTTGGAGATTTCCCAGCATTTCATGTTCCTGCTTACAATATTGTAAATTATAAAGAATTTTTACTTTACGCGATTCTTGGTTTATTTTCAGGTCTTATTTCAGTTGTTTTTATAAAAATATTTTTACTTTCAGGAAAAATTTTTGATAAAATTAAAATTTATGAATGGATAAAGCCAGCTTGCGGAGGTCTTGGAGTTGGTTTAATTGCTCTTTATTTACCCCATGTTTTAGGAGTCGGATATGAAACGATCAATTTTACTTTATGGAATAAAATTGATTTAAACATTCTAATTTTTATTTTATTTGCAAAAATGATAGCAACTTGTTTATCTTTAGGCTCAGGAGGCTCAGGAGGCATTTTTGCGCCATCATTATTTATGGGAGCTACATTAGGTTCTCTTTGTGGACAATTAGCAAATTATCTTTTTCCTGTCTGGACAGCAAGTTCTGGAGCTTATGCGCTTGTTGGTATGGGGGCGGTGGTAGCTGGCGTTACTCACGCTCCTATATCTGCAATATTAATTATATTTGAGCTTACAAATAATTATCTTGTCATTACCCCTTTAATGCTCGCTTGTGTAATTTCTTTTCTAATATCTTATCTTTTATGTAGAAAATCTATTTATATTGCAAAACTTGCAAGTAAAGGTATAAAAATTAATCGGAATAAAGAAATTAATTTACTGCGCTCAATAAAAGTAAAAAGTATAATGGAAAAAGATATCGCCTGTGTTAAGGATAACACAAAATTTTCAGAACTTTTTCAAATTCTTATAAGTGGAAAAAGGCCTTATGTTATAGTTGTTGGAAAGGATAATAAATATATCGGAACAGTTGAATTAAACGATATACGAGAAGTTCTTCCTCAGTCAGAAGGATTGTCTTCCCTTATTATAGCGAGTGATATTGCAAGCATGGACCCCTTTGTGCTTCAAAACGATAATCTTGACCTTGTAATGCATTTATTTGGAAAATTTAATAAAGATGAAGTTGTTGTATGTGAAAATACGGAAAATAGAAAAGTTATAGGAATATTAACAAAAAATGCTTTAATTAATGCCTATAACATAAGAATTTTTCAAGAAGACCTTGCAGGAGGTTTTTGTTCTGTAATGCAAACAGAGCATAAATTTAGAACGATTGAACTAATGGGAGGAATTCATATCGGAGAAATTGAAGTGTCTTCTTCTTGGATAGGAAAAACACTTAAAGAGGCTGATTTAAGACGAAAATATGAAATAGAAGTTGTTTTAATACATAGAAATATTAAAGGCCCTGAGAATCGTCCAGGACTTTTTCCCTTTCCTGATATGAAGCTCGAAGCTGGCGATAAATTGCTAG